A window from Argopecten irradians isolate NY chromosome 3, Ai_NY, whole genome shotgun sequence encodes these proteins:
- the LOC138317826 gene encoding alpha-1A adrenergic receptor-like produces the protein MVNVSEATVSSPSPGDSAINNTTVPQEHFDIIVLIPGSIFLLIDIIIVGGNLLVLMAVHRHPKLKKSVTTYFVINLAFSDLLLGLVVLPFSAILDILDSWPFGKILCIIWARLDVFCCTLSNLTLCVISVDRYIGVTRPLRYTVIMTRQKVILLIGIVWLCSVAMTVPPLFGWGTSAPPDPSNCHHNMDTGYVFFSAFGLFFLPSIIMSCLYLRIFQIVKRNLRAMKTGIKAAGSGSNDINLRIHRARPKRVRDTCEIKTNSSFISNASDDSGSDVSVVTDLSNSAAQVYAITATKTTEIDADVPASPSFYDNTKSKNEAVSSMRRRIACFKQENKAAITLGRVVGAFIVCWLPFFVYLPLDAATDVEFPDIVLEVTFWLGYVNSAINPFIYAYSSPEFRKAFMRILKCRHQRKVYH, from the exons ATGGTGAATGTGTCAGAGGCTACAGTCAGCAGCCCGTCCCCTGGGGACAGTGCTATCAACAACACTACTGTACCACAGgaacattttgatataattgttttaataccaGGAagcatttttcttttaattgatattataaTTGTCGGAGGAAATCTACTCGTTTTAATGGCTGTCCACCGGCATCCGAAACTTAAGAAAAGTGTCACCACTTATTTCGTCATCAACTTGGCGTTCTCCGATCTGTTACTGGGTTTAGTGGTTCTACCTTTCTCGGCCATTTTGGATATTTTGGACTCGTGGCCGTTTGGGAAAATACTCTGTATTATCTGGGCCAGACTGGACGTGTTTTGTTGTACTTTGTCTAATTTGACACTGTGTGTAATTAGTGTTGACAGGTACATAGGTGTAACTAGGCCGCTACGTTACACTGTTATTATGACCAGACAGAAAGTGATTCTACTGATAGGTATTGTGTGGCTGTGCTCCGTAGCGATGACTGTCCCGCCATTATTTGGATGGGGAACATCCGCTCCCCCTGACCCCTCCAATTGTCATCATAATATGGATACCGGCTATGTGTTTTTCAGTGCGTTTGGGCTTTTCTTTTTACCTTCCATTATAATGAGCTGCTTATATTTACGAATTTTTCAAATAGTCAAACGAAACTTACGAGCAATGAAAACTGGTATAAAAGCCGCGGGAAGTGGTTCGAATGACATCAATTTACGGATACACAGAGCGAGACCAAAACGAGTGCGCGATACCTGTGAAATAAAAACTAATTCGAGTTTTATCAGTAACGCTTCTGATGACTCCGGAAGTGACGTCAGTGTGGTGACGGATTTATCAAACTCTGCGGCACAAGTTTACGCCATTACAGCAACGAAAACAACAGAAATAGACGCTGACGTCCCAGCCTCTCCCTCCTTTTATGACAATACGAAGAGTAAAAACGAAGCAGTGTCTTCAATGAGGAGAAGGATTGCTTGTTTTAAACAAGAGAACAAAGCAGCGATAACACTTGGACGGGTCGTCGGAGCCTTTATCGTCTGCTGGCTGCCATTTTTCGTTTATCTCCCTCTAG atGCCGCCACTGACGTAGAGTTCCCAGACATTGTGCTAGAGGTGACATTCTGGTTAGGTTACGTCAACTCAGCAATCAACCCATTTATCTACGCATATTCCAGTCCTGAGTTCCGGAAAGCGTTCATGAGAATTCTGAAATGTCGCCACCAACGGAAGGTGTATCACTGA